CATGTTCTAGGATTGGGGGAGGGGGTTGGTTTTGGGGGTTCAAAAGAGACCAAGCGTCTGTCTGTTGTACCGGTGAAAACaattattctctgttatcagctatGTTTGGCTAGAtggatacaatctattgctccctgttatcagtcaTATCAGGCTGGGGTGAGACTGATCACAGGTAAATACCAGCTGTTGTCCTGAGTTATCAGTTCAGGCTGGAGAGAGGCTGTAGGACAgaggaatacaatctattgctcactgttatcagccatttaagGCTGGGGAGGGGCTGACTGTCGTGTTCTTTTGATGGGATGGGCGACATCTCCAGTGCCCAACAGCGTGACAAGCTGAGCGGAGCTGTTCCTGCTGCGGGATCCCCCCATAATCAGCTGTTAACGTTGAGGGAACCCTGCGGCCTGGCTGAATAGGGGTGTAGGGGGAACTCCCCCCAGATCGCTAGGATGGGCTAGAAGTTGCTGATCAGcaggggtctgacctctgggatccCCACTGATTCCCAAAATGAAGGGTCTGCAGCAAGAACAGAGCTCAGCGCCCCCTTCAGATTTAGTTTTGCATTACGCAGTGCCTGCAGGATATGTGCGGCCCGTGCGTGGTCTGTATATATGACCGGGCTGTGAGGTATGAGGAGTGATGGGGCTAGGGGGCGATAGAGCGGCGGCAGATCTCCCCCTCACCTTGTGTTCCGTCTTTCTCCTCCTCTAATAACTGGCTGAACGGATTTGGAGGGGGAGGGGGCGCGTTCTCATCCTCTTCAAACGGCATCATCTGCAGGGAACAGATCACAATGAGCGAATTCTCAGATCTTAGCGTTCGTCTCCCGTTACCCGGACCAAGCGACGTCAGGTTACTTGATGGGGTGGGGTCCGGATTCGGGAATGAAATATAAAAACTTACAGGAATTGGCTTTTCCACCACGATACCAGCCAAGACTTGTGACTGCGGTCCGGCCGTCTTCAAATCGTAGCGATTCTGCTCCCGGATCTAAGAAGATTTAAAATAAATTAAGTTCACTAAAAATACCGTTCGTTTATCCTGATCACCGGGTTCGTTGTATCTGAATATCAAATATTATATCCACTGTGACAACCATTCTCCTGCTCAGGAAACAGAGGTTGTCAAAGCCCCGCCCTTTTATTGTATTTGTCGTAGAGCGCTGTACTCCCAAACAATGATCTTCCGGTTGTTCTCCCCACCCCCCACCACTATGATTAATGGCTCAGTGCACAGTAATCCTGTCCAGGAGGCGGCAGCTCAGCCCCCGTCACCCGCACGTCACCTTGTTTCTCTTCTCCAGAACGTCTGTCGGGTTGGTATTTAATGGGACAAACTGGTTGGGATCTTCGATTTTGATGGGATATCCGCCAGTCTTATCGAGCTCTTCGGCTTTCATCCACTGCAAAGGAAGAAAAGGGACATAGGGGGTCAGAGGGAGCACGAATCAAAACAGCCCCCATAATGGAACCCCCACCCAAAAAATACAAATCCTTGAGTTGTCCAGTTCTTTTGCGATGCTCATTCTGATCTCATTGGTTCACGAATAGAATGTCAGAACCACAGTGAAGACTGCCACAGGGATAATATATGTACATGACATTCAGAGTTTGTGGAAAGCCGAGTGACCACCTTTACAGCCACAGTAACAGCCAAGTTGGAATAAGGAGAAAAGACTGGCTCATCTCTCTACGTGACTCGTAGCTTAAGACGAGGGGTCACTGGGCGCGGTCTCACCATGATCTTAGTTCTCGGACTCATCTCTCCATTCATAGACTCCTCGGGGACGTGAACCCTTAAGTAGGTGTTTGGAGAATTCAGCCAGCGCGTCTTCTCCCTCTGCTGCTTCTGCGCCAGGAACTTCAGTGGAGAACACGGCATCGCCTGGTCGTCTTCAAAGGAGAAGGCCGTGACCGTGGCGGGGATTTCCACCTCGCTCTTGTGCCGCGGCTTCTCTCGTGTTAGCGGCTGCCTGTAAGCGTACCCCGTCCTGTAACCCTGCAGGAAAAGCGGAATTCCTACATGTGCTATAGGAGCAGTACCACTTACAGCCTCTAGATGGTgcagtgattttaaattaactAAATAGAAgtattgtttttttgtgaaaaatgtttataaaaaaaataaaaataaaatatatatatgtcccagttccgggtgtatgtgcagcgtaggttcccacctcagaggtcgccttgtcgtggcaggtgggctcacacaatttgatcaaaatgtgcgctaagaacttccctattgtaagtagatttagcagtaatgtatatttatttatatttagtggcttaggtgacattggtgttcgcagtgtgcggtcgccatgctcttgtgtgctatatatttatatatattttttatttgataggaATTGTGATTATAGTAGGCGGCGCAGTGCCGTATAACAGCCACTAGATGGTGGTGCTGTGCCTATTTTCCAGCCCTGGATGAACAGGATTTGTGATTGGTTTGGGCCCCTCGTTGCTCTCCCAGTTCCTTACTTCTAATTGGATGCAGGAGGGACGGCGGAATATTTACCAGATTATCCAGCATTCTCATCAGAGATTCGAATTCCAATTCCCCGACTTTCCACTTGTACTGCCCTTCCATGttcacccctcccccaccactTGCTGCCAGAGAATGGGTGAGGGGCTTGTACTTCTCCAGGTCTAACATCAGCAGGTTGTTTACACCTCCAGACCCGGCCAGGGCATGTACCTGCGAGAAACGGCAACATAAATGAGAACCCCAAAAGAACCGCAATGGTTCCCAATAATCTGCCGCATTAGACACAATATTTGCGGCGCTAGAAGATaaatagaaacaaaaaaatacaaagactgaAAACTTGAAGAAGAGGACCCCTTTAAGGTTACGCCCAATACAGTAATCAGACAGATTTCGTTGAAGATCTGCAGATATCCTAAGTGTTTGCACCCCTAGTAGAGACCGATGAGGGGGGGAGGGGAGTTATAAAGTGCGTGCTGCCCGTTATTGGAGCATCCAGCCTCTCATCCTTTTTTTGACTACGGAACAAGCAGCAGCCTGTAATCTGTGCAATGCTTCGTTGCATTGTGGGAGCTGTATTTTCTAGAGCATAAAAAGGAGACGTGAAGCCCTGCAACCTTACAGGAAGCCTGCATAGCtcctaatgcagctctggatgtgattggagtagaTGACAAGTAGTGACCCAAGAACATTCCGTTCCTCAGCGTCACGTGTAGACGTCACCTGTGAAGAGTTCCGGATATTAATGTCCTGCCGTTACCTGAACCTCACACGCCAGCTGCACATTGAAGATATAATGGAAAGCTTCCTCCACGGTCTCCCCCAGAGCCATCACCCCGTGATTCCTGAGCACCAACACCTGCAACAGTCAAAAGAAAGGCCCCGCTATGTAATGTGCGCTGGAATCATAGCGCCTCCTACAGGCGGACACCAGCTACAGTCCCAGTTACGAGCTTCTCAATTTCTACAACTTTCCAATAGATTGTTTCAAATCTTCGCTACTTCAGAAtacctgcttgctgtcaatgaacagGGACATTCCTGACCTAATACAGCCGTTTTGCTACaacgtatccagtctagacaatactCTGTTACCTGTGAACACATCTCTCTCCtgttctgatagtttgttacaatgtatcagtctggagcgcAGACTAACTCACAGCGGAttctctagactggatacaattgtaacaaaccctcagaagTTATAGGCTCGTACAGGTTTTTAGCCTGCGGATGTAAgacagaatgttcccattcaatgacagcaagcagaagtaTAAAACAGGGACAAACGAAAACCGTATTCGAAAGTGGCAGAACTTTTCGATCCCATGACTGGAATAACCCTTTAGTCTCTGGCACTTCTTGAGCTTTATAGAAGTGAACATTGGGCGTTACCTTAGAACTGGGCCCCAGAACCTTCTGCAGCTGGATCCTCTCCTGCTGCTCGTCCAGAGACCCCTGGTAGTTGTAGTACGCCACGTTGCCGAGCAGCAAAGCTTCCTGGGAGATGGGGAGGATGCCGCACTTCATGGAGGAGACCTGACGAGGAAAGACGAAGACCATCAGACCTAAAGGCGACACCTCCCCCGCACGGCGCAAATCCGACGCTGTACGAGCATTGCGGGACCACCGGATAAGAGGTCAACAATGAAGGAAGTCATTTATTATGCCCGCGGCTGCTATGGAAACTTATCGGCACCCCTTTCTGTTTAAGCGCTTCGATGCCAAGGCCTTTagggactgtggcatctaaggggttaaatggctgggacCAGAGCTAGAACTGATCCCAactgttacagcagggtgtcaactGTACGTCACATCTGATAGTCGGGTGTCACTCACAGCAGCAGTGGCGGGTGTATGTATATGGATCACACATCGCACATCAGGACGGGTGGAGTAAATGGCCGCGTGGGGGCTGAACCCGGACGGGTCGACACGGAGGTTGGTTGTGCCCTGATCCACCACTTCACCAACAATGTTCAGTTTGACCTGCAAAAAGCCAAGAAATTTTTTTAAGAAACAAGGAGCAGAACCAATGAGAAAATGCGGACAGTCCCTAATATAAACAATGGCCAGGAGGGGGCGCTGCGCTTACCAGGTTGGAAGCAGACGCTTCGGAGAAGGAGAGGCCTCTGGGAATCATCAGGATGTGGTCTTGCTCTTTGCTGACCCTGacctacaaaaaataaaaaattgcgacAAAGGGTTAAACCAcaaaacagcgccacctattggccaTTATAGGTCATTGCCGCCCTCTAACCAGGCAAAACATTCCAACAACATTAAAGGGCCGGCGTCCAATcttctgtaaataaagtttaattatcgaataatgaaaagttctaaaaCTTTCTAAGAAACTTTGCATCTGAATGCCTCACCATTTGAGAGctctgcttgctgtaagtgaattggagcattcttgtttacatccagaggctgaaaaatcATCCTGATCATGCGCTGCTCACACCAGAAATAgatctgatacactgtaacagaccctgcacctgtgtgagcGGTGCTTTTGAGCTTCTGGATAAAGAAGAATGTCCCActcacaagcagagatcttgacgaCGGTGAAAGCATTGAAACAATGTATGTCTGGAGGTCATCCAATAAGGGCGGAAGCAAGAAATCACATCTACTCCGATTGGCTGAGCACATCTACTCCGATTGGCTGAGCACATCTACTCCGATTGGCTGAGCAC
The nucleotide sequence above comes from Rhinoderma darwinii isolate aRhiDar2 chromosome 11, aRhiDar2.hap1, whole genome shotgun sequence. Encoded proteins:
- the ADD3 gene encoding gamma-adducin isoform X1, which gives rise to MSSRSSQGVITAPPPPSMPHKERYFDRINENDPGYLRERNMSPDLRQDFNMMEQKKRVTQILKSPAFREDLESLIQDQMQKGNNPTGLLALQQIADYIMASSFAGFASSPLNQRSHNVTSAQHPEGGLGMVTPVNDIHPAIESLMPKGEKLTRCKLASMYRLADLFGWAHLSNAYITVRVSKEQDHILMIPRGLSFSEASASNLVKLNIVGEVVDQGTTNLRVDPSGFSPHAAIYSTRPDVRCVIHIHTPATAAVSSMKCGILPISQEALLLGNVAYYNYQGSLDEQQERIQLQKVLGPSSKVLVLRNHGVMALGETVEEAFHYIFNVQLACEVQVHALAGSGGVNNLLMLDLEKYKPLTHSLAASGGGGVNMEGQYKWKVGELEFESLMRMLDNLGYRTGYAYRQPLTREKPRHKSEVEIPATVTAFSFEDDQAMPCSPLKFLAQKQQREKTRWLNSPNTYLRVHVPEESMNGEMSPRTKIMWMKAEELDKTGGYPIKIEDPNQFVPLNTNPTDVLEKRNKIREQNRYDLKTAGPQSQVLAGIVVEKPIPMMPFEEDENAPPPPPNPFSQLLEEEKDGTQDAEHDLISEDDSSALVTQSPPQTPVSSAEPLEDSVFQKDSPVVLNGKHDADEDLTIRVSQLNMGDNIEITVRSTEKFIEGEMTPEGSPSKSPNKKKKKFRTPSFLKKNKKKEKLEA
- the ADD3 gene encoding gamma-adducin isoform X2 — encoded protein: MSSRSSQGVITAPPPPSMPHKERYFDRINENDPGYLRERNMSPDLRQDFNMMEQKKRVTQILKSPAFREDLESLIQDQMQKGNNPTGLLALQQIADYIMASSFAGFASSPLSLGMVTPVNDIHPAIESLMPKGEKLTRCKLASMYRLADLFGWAHLSNAYITVRVSKEQDHILMIPRGLSFSEASASNLVKLNIVGEVVDQGTTNLRVDPSGFSPHAAIYSTRPDVRCVIHIHTPATAAVSSMKCGILPISQEALLLGNVAYYNYQGSLDEQQERIQLQKVLGPSSKVLVLRNHGVMALGETVEEAFHYIFNVQLACEVQVHALAGSGGVNNLLMLDLEKYKPLTHSLAASGGGGVNMEGQYKWKVGELEFESLMRMLDNLGYRTGYAYRQPLTREKPRHKSEVEIPATVTAFSFEDDQAMPCSPLKFLAQKQQREKTRWLNSPNTYLRVHVPEESMNGEMSPRTKIMWMKAEELDKTGGYPIKIEDPNQFVPLNTNPTDVLEKRNKIREQNRYDLKTAGPQSQVLAGIVVEKPIPMMPFEEDENAPPPPPNPFSQLLEEEKDGTQDAEHDLISEDDSSALVTQSPPQTPVSSAEPLEDSVFQKDSPVVLNGKHDADEDLTIRVSQLNMGDNIEITVRSTEKFIEGEMTPEGSPSKSPNKKKKKFRTPSFLKKNKKKEKLEA
- the ADD3 gene encoding gamma-adducin isoform X3; this translates as MSSRSSQGVITAPPPPSMPHKERYFDRINENDPGYLRERNMSPDLRQDFNMMEQKKRVTQILKSPAFREDLESLIQDQMQKGNNPTGLLALQQIADYIMASSFAGFASSPLNQRSHNVTSAQHPEGGLGMVTPVNDIHPAIESLMPKGEKLTRCKLASMYRLADLFGWAHLSNAYITVRVSKEQDHILMIPRGLSFSEASASNLVKLNIVGEVVDQGTTNLRVDPSGFSPHAAIYSTRPDVRCVIHIHTPATAAVSSMKCGILPISQEALLLGNVAYYNYQGSLDEQQERIQLQKVLGPSSKVLVLRNHGVMALGETVEEAFHYIFNVQLACEVQVHALAGSGGVNNLLMLDLEKYKPLTHSLAASGGGGVNMEGQYKWKVGELEFESLMRMLDNLGYRTGYAYRQPLTREKPRHKSEVEIPATVTAFSFEDDQAMPCSPLKFLAQKQQREKTRWLNSPNTYLRVHVPEESMNGEMSPRTKIMWMKAEELDKTGGYPIKIEDPNQFVPLNTNPTDVLEKRNKIREQNRYDLKTAGPQSQVLAGIVVEKPIPMMPFEEDENAPPPPPNPFSQLLEEEKDGTQEPLEDSVFQKDSPVVLNGKHDADEDLTIRVSQLNMGDNIEITVRSTEKFIEGEMTPEGSPSKSPNKKKKKFRTPSFLKKNKKKEKLEA
- the ADD3 gene encoding gamma-adducin isoform X4; translated protein: MSSRSSQGVITAPPPPSMPHKERYFDRINENDPGYLRERNMSPDLRQDFNMMEQKKRVTQILKSPAFREDLESLIQDQMQKGNNPTGLLALQQIADYIMASSFAGFASSPLNQRSHNVTSAQHPEGGLGMVTPVNDIHPAIESLMPKGEKLTRCKLASMYRLADLFGWAHLSNAYITVRVSKEQDHILMIPRGLSFSEASASNLVKLNIVGEVVDQGTTNLRVDPSGFSPHAAIYSTRPDVRCVIHIHTPATAAVSSMKCGILPISQEALLLGNVAYYNYQGSLDEQQERIQLQKVLGPSSKVLVLRNHGVMALGETVEEAFHYIFNVQLACEVQVHALAGSGGVNNLLMLDLEKYKPLTHSLAASGGGGVNMEGQYKWKVGELEFESLMRMLDNLGYRTGYAYRQPLTREKPRHKSEVEIPATVTAFSFEDDQAMPCSPLKFLAQKQQREKTRWLNSPNTYLRVHVPEESMNGEMSPRTKIMWMKAEELDKTGGYPIKIEDPNQFVPLNTNPTDVLEKRNKIREQNRYDLKTAGPQSQVLAGIVVEKPIPMMPFEEDENAPPPPPNPFSQLLEEEKDGTQDAEHDLISEDDSSALVTQSPPQTPVSSADASIYLLQRKP